One part of the Anopheles coustani chromosome 2, idAnoCousDA_361_x.2, whole genome shotgun sequence genome encodes these proteins:
- the LOC131266378 gene encoding 2-oxoisovalerate dehydrogenase subunit beta, mitochondrial — MNFLQKVKNVVVDSKVLSTTGLLRHSSHFVYQPDAKAPVDGPTQKMNMFQAINQAMDIALEQNESALVFGEDVAFGGVFRCSMGLQKKYGKHRVFNTPLCEQGIAGFAIGVANTGAKAIAEMQFADYIFPAFDQIVNEAAKYRYRSGNLYDCGSLTFRAPCGAVGHGACYHSQSPEAYFAHTPGLKVVVPRGPNKAKGLLLACVKDNDPCIVFEPKTLYRAAVEEVPVAPFESPIGKADILRAGTDITLVGWGTQIHVLQEVANMAKKQLDVSCEVIDLVSILPWDKETVCNSVKKTGRVLIAHEAPLTNGFGAELAATIQEECFLHLESPVMRVTGWDTPFPHVFEPFYIPDKHRCLAGIRKLIDY, encoded by the exons ATGAATTTCTTACAGAAAGTTAAAAACGTGGTCGTGGACTCGAAGGTGCTGTCGACGACGGGTCTTTTGCGTCATTCATCGCATTTCGTCTACCAACCGGATGCTAAGGCTCCCGTCGATGGTCCCACGCAGAAGATGAACATGTTTCAGGCGATTAACCAAGCGATGGATATTGCATTGGAGCAGAACGAGTCGGCACTCGTGTTCGGCGAGGACGTGGCTTTCGGTGGGGTGTTCCGCTGTTCGATGGGACTGCAGAAAAAGTACGGAAAGCATCGCGTGTTCAACACCCCCCTGTGCGAGCAGGGTATTGCCGGTTTCGCAATCGGTGTGGCAAACACGGGTGCAAAGGCAATCGCTGAGATGCAGTTTGCCGACTACATCTTTCCTGCCTTCGATCAGATCGTCAACGAAGCGGCCAAGTATCGTTATCGAAGTGGAAATCTGTACGACTGTGGGTCTCTAACGTTTCGTGCGCCATGCGGTGCTGTTGGCCACGGTGCGTGCTACCACTCGCAGAGTCCCGAAGCCTACTTTGCACACACGCCGGGATTGAAGGTGGTCGTACCGAGGGGTCCGAACAAGGCCAAAGGACTTCTACTGGCTTGCGTGAAAGATAACGACCCTTGCATTGTGTTTGAGCCGAAAACATTATACCGCGCGGCCGTCGAGGAAGTTCCGGTTGCTCCGTTCGAATCCCCGATCGGAAAAGCCGATATCTTGCGCGCCGGAACCGACATCACGTTGGTTGGCTGGGGAACGCAAATTCACGTGCTGCAGGAGGTTGCCAACATGGCCAAGAAGCAACTGGATGTGAGCTGCGAAGTTATTGACTTGGTGTCCATCCTGCCCTGGGATAAGGAAACTGTTTGCAAC TCGGTTAAGAAGACGGGACGCGTTCTGATAGCCCATGAAGCACCACTCACGAACGGATTCGGAGCAGAACTGGCCGCCACCATACAGGAGGAATGCTTCCTTCACCTCGAATCGCCGGTGATGAGAGTTACCGGCTGGGACACACCGTTCCCGCACGTATTCGAACCATTCTACATTCCCGACAAGCATCGATGCCTAGCTGGTATTCGTAAACTTATCGATTACTAG
- the LOC131266377 gene encoding vinculin, with product MPVFHTKTIESILEPVAQQVSRLVILHEEAEDGNAMPDLGRPVQAVSLAVTNLVRVGRETIQNSDDDILKQDMPSSLTRVETAAQLLEEASLMLRSDPFSGPARKKLIEGSRGILQGTSSLLLCFDESEVRKIVRECKRVLDYLAVSEVIDTMEDLVQFLKDLSPCLSKVTHQVSAREKELTHQVHSEILVRCLEQLKILAPILICSMKVYILIAEQSGKGSEEAAENRNYLASRMSEELQEIIRVLQLTTYDEDQSELDNLTVLKKIHNVINNKMEAANDWLRNPYALRGGVGEKALRQIVENGLKVADRCLPQDSHILRKLAGDISAMTNTLCDLRQDGKGTTPHADNIARDIRDKLGNLEQSVLNAIMGVDKAGLQQTAHTVQGRLEQACRWLQNPTQDDRGLGVRAIALIVDEGRRVADGLGGHQKAEMMQLCDEVEQLAHDFSQMCANGLGHTPQAQEIARRLNEKLHGLKKQIQDAVVNRVVEDFIDISTPLKQFMEAVAQPEGTPGREQNFNQKSNRLQAFSDRASKTSRMVAAGGSGGNKKLAEVLLASANQVDSLTPQLISAGRIRMNYPTSKAAEEHLNNLKQQYADTILRMRTLCDQATDPADFIEASEKQMQKHSFLCDDAIRTRQPQKMVDNTSSEARLANRVLLVAKQEADNSEDPEYITRVNGASDQLQGSISPMVQEAKNVSTNIADPVAASNWREANKALLQSVRNVRGAITHAPDVPEMPDLTQLQLHSNETVPPPRPPLPRENVPPMRPPPPVVPETDDEDDVFQAGSMPHANQPILMAAHGLHQEVRQWSSKDNEIIAAAKRMAVLMARLSELVRADSKGSKRELIATAKQIAEASEDVTRLAKQLARQCTDKRIRTNLLQVCERIPTIGTQLKILSTVKATMLGAQGSEEDREATEMLVGNAQNLMQSVKETVRAAEGASIKIRSDQTNQRLRWVRRQPWYQY from the exons ATGCCTGTGTTCCACACAAAAACCATCGAGAGCATCTTGGAGCCAGTGGCTCAGCAG GTCTCCCGGTTGGTGATACTGCACGAAGAGGCGGAAGATGGAAATGCTATGCCGGATCTCGGCCGGCCAGTACAAGCCGTGTCGCTGGCAGTGACAAATCTGGTCCGCGTTGGGCGCGAAACCATACAAAACTCGGACGACGACATTCTCAAGCAGGACATGCCATCGTCGCTGACGCGCGTTGAAACGGCCGCCCAGCTGCTGGAGGAGGCGTCACTGATGCTCCGTTCGGATCCCTTCTCCGGCCCGGCGCGCAAGAAGCTGATCGAGGGTTCGCGTGGCATCCTGCAAGGTACCTCCTCGTTGCTGCTGTGTTTCGACGAGTCCGAGGTGCGCAAGATCGTGCGTGAGTGCAAGCGCGTGCTCGACTATCTGGCCGTGTCGGAGGTGATCGACACGATGGAAGATCTGGTGCAGTTCCTGAAGGATCTCAGCCCGTGCCTCAGCAAGGTGACGCACCAGGTGAGCGCGCGTGAGAAGGAACTGACGCATCAGGTGCACAGCGAGATACTGGTGCGCTGTCTGGAGCAGTTGAAGATTCTCGCTCCCATCCTGATCTGCAGCATGAAGGTGTACATCCTGATTGCGGAGCAGAGCGGCAAGGGTTCGGAGGAAGCGGCAGAGAACCGGAACTACCTAGCGTCGCGGATGAGCGAGGAGCTGCAGGAGATCATTCGCGTGCTTCAGCTAACGACGTACGACGAGGATCAGAGCGAGCTGGACAACCTGACGGTGCTGAAGAAGATCCACAACGTGATCAACAACAAGATGGAGGCAGCCAACGATTGGCTGCGCAATCCGTACGCACTGCGTGGCGGTGTCGGTGAGAAAGCCCTCCGGCAGATCGTCGAGAATGGGCTGAAGGTGGCCGACCGTTGCCTGCCGCAGGACTCGCACATCCTGCGAAAACTCGCGGGAGATATAAGTGCAATGACGAACACGCTGTGCGATTTGCGCCAGGATGGCAAAGGAACGACACCACACGCGGACAACATCGCGCGCGACATCCGTGACAAACTGGGCAACCTGGAGCAGTCGGTGCTAAACGCGATCATGGGAGTGGACAAGGCAGGTCTTCAGCAGACGGCGCACACCGTGCAGGGCCGTTTGGAGCAGGCATGCCGCTGGCTGCAGAACCCCACGCAAGACGATCGTGGACTGGGCGTGCGTGCCATCGCGCTGATCGTGGATGAAGGCAGGCGCGTTGCAGACGGGCTGGGTGGACACCAGAAGGCCGAAATGATGCAGCTGTGCGACGAGGTGGAACAGCTGGCCCACGATTTCTCGCAGATGTGCGCCAACGGTTTGGGCCATACGCCACAGGCTCAGGAGATTGCGCGTCGGCTGAACGAGAAGCTGCACGGCCTGAAGAAGCAGATTCAGGACGCCGTGGTCAATCGGGTGGTGGAAGATTTCATTGACATCTCCACCCCGTTGAAGCAGTTCATGGAGGCGGTCGCACAGCCGGAAGGCACGCCAGGGAGGGAGCAGAATTTCAACCAGAAATCAAACCGCCTGCAGGCCTTCAGCGACCGTGCTTCGAAAACGAGCCGCATGGTGGCCGCCGGTGGTTCGGGAGGCAATAAAAAGCTCGCCGAGGTGCTGCTCGCATCGGCCAACCAGGTCGACAGCCTGACGCCTCAGCTCATCTCGGCCGGGCGCATTCGGATGAACTACCCGACGAGCAAGGCGGCCGAGGAACATTTGAACAACCTCAAGCAGCAGTACGCCGATACGATCCTGCGCATGCGGACACTGTGCGATCAGGCCACCGATCCGGCCGACTTTATTGAAGCATCCGAGAAGCAGATGCAGAAGCATTCGTTCTTGTGCGATGACGCAATCCGCACGCGCCAGCCGCAGAAGATGGTGGACAACACGTCGAGCGAGGCACGACTGGCCAACCGTGTGCTGCTCGTGGCCAAACAGGAGGCCGACAACTCAGAAGACCCGGAGTACATTACGCGCGTGAACGGCGCCTCCGATCAGCTACAGGGTTCGATTTCGCCGATGGTACAGGAAGCGAAAAATGTATCCACTAACATCGCCGACCCGGTGGCCGCTTCAAACTGGCGCGAAGCGAACAAAGCGCTCCTGCAGAGCGTCCGCAACGTACGTGGTGCCATCACCCACGCGCCCGACGTTCCGGAAATGCCCGACCTGACCCAACTGCAGCTGCACTCGAACGAGACGGTTCCACCGCCGCGGCCACCACTGCCGAGAGAAAACGTTCCACCGATGCGTCCACCGCCTCCGGTCGTGCCCGAGACAGACGACGAGGATGATGTATTCCAGGCGGGAAGCATGCCTCACGCTAACCAGCCAATCCTGATGGCTGCCCACGGGCTGCACCAGGAGGTACGCCAGTGGTCGTCGAAGGACAACGAAATCATTGCCGCGGCTAAGCGTATGGCCGTCCTGATGGCACGCCTCTCGGAGCTGGTGCGGGCCGACTCGAAGGGCAGCAAGCGGGAGCTGATCGCCACTGCGAAACAGATCGCCGAGGCGTCGGAAGACGTGACACGGTTGGCGAAGCAACTGGCACGCCAGTGTACGGACAAGCGTATCCGCACGAACCTCCTGCAGGTGTGCGAGCGCATCCCGACCATCGGCACACAGCTGAAGATTCTCTCCACTGTGAAGGCCACCATGCTGGGTGCCCAGGGCTCGGAGGAGGATCGCGAGGCAACGGAGATGCTTGTTGGCAACGCGCAGAATCTTATGCAGAGT GTCAAGGAAACGGTACGCGCCGCGGAAGGTGCCAGCATCAAGATCCGATCCGATCAAACCAACCAACGACTACGCTGGGTACGTCGACAGCCCTGGTATCAATACTAA
- the LOC131266639 gene encoding DNA polymerase theta, with translation MTEFSQSLQLGENTLETLERQLVKPFTPPSVNAADRRTTRSSQGQRTNWQSSTEEVIEESPTNVKGSAELSRQRSVRERLQIISTQSRTRKTSKRTTKRTNSTVAGSQCKDQQVVGATSKDGQSSSHVGEKENIPDGFVPGLPLGCPEGGIKSRTNKALVDSFSRAIELNCVSGDDDPSPEKMARISNNEYDDLFQSSIFSVDAARSQTLQLNQENPKEASYHTLFDQSDFTLDKYDRTTPGQLPPEPTETEHPLRSSLAMMSMSESEQEIFSETVFDRAISSDLMIEEGEEHTGLEESLRVTDSANDTIEDVLLNIENVTFSQPLGPIGSGMYRQHPSSEQSNDVLDLIESDKTGSGQTVQAMLTTIRNTNDSVILSENCNRTQSTSLVKEPREHLDCSMSFDNSNDLRSLASWGLPTTVTDEYAKKGIVELFQWQVDCLSQKEVLLEGKNLVYSAPTSAGKTLVSEFLMAKTIAERKLKVLLILPFVAVAREKMLYLRDLLASSGMRVEGFYGGYHPPGGFESVDLAVCTIEKANSIVNRLLEQSNLSSLGMVVVDEAHLISDPSRGYILELLLTKIRFVAKQNEHRIQVVCMSATLPNIDLLARWLEAELFHTDFRPIELVEMIKIGNTIFGAAPTEGAGQALRVIDGTLLGCPIPNDPDHVALLCLETILEGCSVIVFCPSKDWCEQLAIALASTLHGLRKESHPHRELSERIKGQFDGDRLEEVLLQLRNCPAALDSVLEKTVRYGVAFHHAGLTTDERDIIEASFRDGALRIIVATSTLSSGVNLPARRVIVRTPKFGGRQMSALTYKQMIGRAGRKGRDTLGESVLICSPTEEKIGRELVGTVLPPVRSCLDSENYTHLNRAVLEIIASGSASTTKQLESFVNTTLYSCERGYQFEVDDQLILSAKREQKQPPQPPSNDKDEKSESDPIASCIEFLLEYEFIRLLKDDAGATEEKEDAKMVHLSATRLGHACLAASLPPKDGFLLFSELQKARQCFVLESELHAVYLVTPYSVAYQWQQIDWMDFLDLWEKLPVASKRVGELVGVKESFMVRAMRGTGNLDYRALQIHKRFYTALALLELVNEVPLCTVARKFKCCRGLLQSLQQISATFAGIVTSFCHALHWTLVQLIVSQFRERLFFGVAHELLGLMRIPSLNGQRARLLYDGGIPGLAELANADRLTVEKILYNRTSFEAERLRENENEYDAARRKNLRNLYLTGRAGMTVEEAARLLIQEARTFLQLEHGLENPNWTTQDEAVKTSTTPAETSTVTSTNSVEQQSKRQDQSSNSVLSRVDSSVGCSGQFHNSLLMTDLVRPADNDDRYPKSLRIVDVCADRLDFEQFLKTVNEYDRMSVACGVARDESVPPDSAGDVKIGGHLLKKVPHAAVAFYGRHSKRSFTFDCDLYLAGVGITGCKVGQPKDDTVYYMDLQNGTVIGDEEKRQTIRTLLQKEGLSVTLLDAKDQVKVFYNAGLLRSVGVLEEVLATVQDPRVACWLMQTEEKTLTVEAMIARHCPGLQHAELRWTGQRWISPKWIGYGMNHHSPIDAKQRCAVECLLVDHLMESVLDRLAADGGETLLTCFSSREMPVQLALARCELDGFPVDRPKLCALIAHLKASRERIAEDARKLNGNRRLDFGSSRAVAIALRLAAAGENSKRVRTTRQTLERLDSPLAALVIAYRKIESNLTRTIEPLYRTICPRTGRIHGRSFCYTSTGRITMHEPNLQTVVKDFDVPCSPIAERFSCRSTFICSHPGVVLLSADFCQLELCILTHLSQDRRLMEALSNDSKGKRDVFRSLAARWNRLDKEADVSEELRNRTKAIVYGVIYGMGVRSMAAELQIDEDAARTLMEQFHASYPDIRRYTERVVQLTRQLGYIETLTGRRRYLPAINSPDSSERAEAERQAVCTTIQGSAADILKNAIVRMVRNLRKYRDVLDLSTIRLVLHLHDELIYEVPRGQLPKVAKILRSSMENCAKLSVPLRVKLKAGSSWGKLEELSL, from the exons ATGACCGAATTTTCACAGTCACTGCAGCTTGGCGAGAACACTTTGGAAACATTGGAACGACAGCTTGTGAAACCATTTACGCCTCCATCGGTTAACGCGGCGGATCGACGCACAACTCGATCATCACAGGGTCAGCGGACAAATTGGCAAAGTAGCACCGAAGAGGTGATCGAGGAATCACCAACAAATGTGAAAGGTTCGGCAGAACTCTCCCGGCAGCGCAGTGTTCGGGAACGATTGCAGATCATTTCCACTCAGAGCAGGACACGCAAAACTAGCAAACGAACAACCAAGCGTACAAACTCCACAGTCGCCGGAAGTCAGTGTAAAGACCAACAGGTTGTTGGTGCTACCAGTAAGGATGGACAATCTTCGTCCCATGtcggagaaaaggaaaacataccgGACGGTTTTGTACCCGGGCTGCCGTTGGGATGCCCAGAGGGTGGCATCAAGTCTCGTACAAACAAAGCCCTAGTTGATTCGTTTTCACGAGCAATAGAATTGAACTGCGTTTCTGGGGACGATGATCCGTCCCCAGAAAAGATGGCTCGCATAAGTAATAATGAGTACGATGATCTGTTCCAGAGCAGCATCTTTTCGGTGGATGCAGCACGCAGTCAAACACTTCAATTAAATCAGGAAAATCCCAAAGAAGCAAGCTATCACACTCTGTTTGATCAAAGCGACTTCACTCTCGATAAGTATGATCGAACAACGCCTGGTCAATTGCCTCCCGAGCCTACTGAGACTGAACATCCTTTGCGGTCATCACTTGCCATGATGAGCATGAGCGAAAGCGAACaggaaattttcagtgaaacaGTTTTCGATCGTGCTATCTCTAGTGATCTTATGATCGAGGAAGGAGAAGAGCATACGGGCCTGGAGGAATCCTTACGCGTAACAGACTCGGCAAACGATACGATCGAGGATGTATTGTTGAACATTGAGAATGTCACATTTTCCCAACCACTGGGTCCGATAGGATCAGGGATGTATCGTCAACATCCGAGCAGTGAACAGTCGAATGATGTCCTCGATTTAATCGAATCCGATAAGACCGGCAGCGGCCAAACGGTTCAAGCAATGTTGACGACAATCCGAAACACTAACGATAGTGTTATCTTGTCTGAAAATTGCAATCGAACGCAAAGTACCAGTTTGGTTAAGGAACCTCGAGAGCATCTCGACTGTAGTATGAGCTTCGATAATTCGAATGATTTGCGATCACTTGCAAGCTGGGGTCTTCCGACTACTGTTACGGATGAATACGCCAAGAAGGGGATTGTTGAATTGTTTCAATGGCAAGTGGATTGTTTGTCACAGAAAGAG GTTCTTTTGGAAGGCAAAAACCTTGTTTATAGTGCGCCAACATCGGCCGGTAAGACGCTGGTGAGCGAATTCCTCATGGCTAAAACGATTGCCGAACGAAAGTTGAAAGTTTTGCTGATCTTACCATTTGTGGCTGTTGCGCGTGAAAAGATGCTCTACCTTAGGGACCTTCTAGCATCGAGTGGGATGCGTGTGGAAGGGTTCTACGGAGGTTATCATCCACCTGGGGGCTTCGAGTCGGTCGATCTTGCAGTCTGCACGATTGAGAAAGCCAATTCCATCGTAAATCGGCTGCTGGAGCAATCAAACCTTTCCTCGCTCGGGATGGTGGTAGTAGATGAAGCCCATCTCATTTCCGATCCATCGCGGGGTTACATACTGGAGCTGCTGCTAACAAAGATCCGTTTCGTGGCCAAACAGAACGAGCATCGAATACAAGTTGTCTGCATGTCGGCCACATTGCCCAACATCGATCTGCTCGCTCGATGGTTGGAGGCTGAACTCTTTCATACCGATTTTCGTCCCATCGAGTTGgtggaaatgataaaaattggAAATACCATCTTCGGAGCCGCACCGACTGAGGGAGCAGGGCAGGCTTTACGGGTGATCGATGGCACTTTGTTGGGTTGTCCGATACCCAACGATCCTGACCACGTGGCCCTCCTATGCCTGGAAACGATTCTCGAAGGATGCTCAGTAATAGTATTCTGTCCCTCGAAAGACTGGTGTGAACAGTTGGCTATTGCACTCGCCAGTACACTTCATGGCCTGCGAAAGGAATCGCATCCTCACCGAGAGCTGAGCGAAAGGATAAAGGGACAGTTTGATGGAGACCGACTGGAGGAAGTTTTGCTGCAACTTCGCAACTGTCCTGCGGCGTTAGATAGCGTTCTGGAGAAAACTGTAAGGTACGGTGTCGCATTCCATCACGCCGGGTTGACAACGGACGAGCGGGACATCATCGAGGCGTCCTTTCGGGACGGTGCGCTGAGGATTATCGTTGCCACCAGCACGTTAAGCAGTGGCGTGAATCTTCCTGCACGGCGTGTCATTGTACGAACACCCAAATTCGGTGGCCGCCAGATGAGTGCCCTCACCTACAAACAGATGATTGGGCGAGCGGGAAGAAAAGGGCGCGATACGTTAGGAGAATCTGTGCTGATCTGTTCCCCGACAGAGGAAAAGATTGGTCGCGAGCTCGTAGGGACCGTCCTGCCTCCGGTTCGATCGTGTTTGGATAGTGAGAATTAT ACTCACCTAAATAGAGCCGTGTTAGAAATAATTGCATCGGGTAGTGCGAGCACCACGAAGCAATTGGAATCATTCGTTAACACGACTCTGTACAGCTGCGAACGAGGGTATCAATTCGAAGTGGATGATCAACTAATACTTAGTGCAAAACGAGAGCAGAAACAACCGCCCCAACCTCCTTCTAACGATAAAGATGAAAAGAGCGAATCGGATCCGATCGCTTCATGTATAGAATTTTTACTAGAGTACGAATTTATTCGACTACTAAAGGACGATGCAGGAGcgacagaagaaaaagaagatgcCAAGATGGTTCACCTCTCTGCCACCCGCCTCGGCCATGCGTGTCTTGCTGCGTCCCTCCCTCCAAAGGATGGGTTCCTCCTGTTTAGCGAACTACAAAAAGCACGCCAGTGCTTTGTGTTGGAATCGGAATTGCACGCGGTCTACCTTGTCACGCCATACTCGGTGGCGTACCAATGGCAACAGATAGATTGGATGGATTTCCTCGACCTCTGGGAAAAGCTGCCGGTGGCTTCCAAGCGCGTCGGTGAGCTGGTCGGTGTGAAAGAATCGTTCATGGTACGGGCCATGCGTGGCACCGGGAATTTGGACTACCGTGCGCTACAAATACACAAACGGTTCTACACCGCGCTAGCGTTGCTCGAGCTGGTCAACGAGGTGCCTCTGTGTACGGTCGCAAGAAAGTTCAAGTGTTGTCGAGGATTGCTGCAAAGTCTGCAGCAAATATCAGCCACATTTGCCGGCATCGTGACGTCTTTTTGCCATGCGCTCCACTGGACGTTGGTGCAGCTGATCGTAAGCCAGTTCCGAGAGCGTCTGTTTTTCGGCGTCGCACATGAGCTGTTGGGTTTGATGAGAATACCTTCCCTGAACGGACAAAGGGCTCGGTTGTTGTACGATGGTGGCATTCCCGGACTGGCGGAGCTCGCTAACGCCGATCGGTTGACGGTCGAGAAGATCCTCTACAATCGTACCAGCTTCGAAGCGGAGCGATTgcgtgaaaatgaaaacgagtACGATGCAGCCAGGCGCAAAAATCTACGTAATCTGTACCTCACCGGGCGAGCCGGTATGACGGTAGAGGAAGCGGCTCGGTTGCTTATACAGGAAGCGCGTACCTTTCTCCAGCTAGAGCATGGATTAGAAAATCCCAATTGGACAACCCAAGACGAGGCAGTCAAAACGTCTACTACACCGGCGGAAACTTCAACAGTGACGTCGACTAACTCTGTTGAACAGCAATCTAAAAGGCAAGACCAATCATCCAACAGTGTCCTCTCTCGGGTAGATTCTTCGGTGGGTTGCTCGGGGCAGTTCCACAACTCGCTTCTGATGACCGATCTTGTACGACCCGCAGACAATGACGATCGCTACCCGAAGTCTCTTCGAATCGTGGATGTTTGTGCTGATCGCCTCGATTTCGAACAATTTCTCAAGACCGTTAACGAGTACGATCGCATGTCGGTTGCTTGCGGTGTTGCACGGGACGAAAGTGTTCCACCTGATAGTGCAGGGGATGTTAAAATTGGGGGCCACCTTCTGAAGAAGGTTCCACACGCTGCGGTGGCGTTCTATGGAAGACACAGCAAGCGATCGTTTACTTTCGATTGTGATCTCTACCTGGCCGGTGTTGGCATCACGGGTTGTAAGGTTGGACAGCCGAAAGACGACACCGTGTACTACATGGATTTGCAAAACGGCACAGTGATCGGTGACGAGGAAAAACGGCAAACAATACGAACATTGCTCCAGAAGGAGGGGCTTTCCGTCACGCTGCTAGACGCCAAGGATCAAGTGAAGGTATTCTATAACGCTGGTTTGCTCCGAAGCGTTGGCGTTTTGGAGGAAGTTCTCGCCACAGTACAAGACCCGCGAGTAGCTTGCTGGTTGATGCAGACGGAGGAGAAAACGTTGACGGTGGAAGCCATGATTGCGCGACACTGTCCCGGGTTGCAACACGCAGAGCTCAGGTGGACCGGACAGCGCTGGATATCACCGAAATGGATCGGCTACGGGATGAATCATCACAGCCCCATCGATGCCAAACAACG GTGTGCAGTAGAATGTCTTCTTGTCGATCACCTGATGGAATCGGTACTCGATCGACTCGCAGCAGACGGTGGTGAAACGCTCCTGACGTGCTTTTCATCCAGAGAGATGCCCGTCCAGCTGGCCCTGGCCCGTTGTGAACTGGACGGATTTCCGGTCGATCGGCCGAAGCTCTGCGCGCTGATTGCACACCTTAAAGCGTCCCGCGAACGGATTGCAGAGGACGCACGCAAACTAAACGGCAACCGACGGCTCGATTTTGGATCATCACGTGCGGTGGCCATTGCCTTACGGCTAGCCGCAGCCGGCGAGAATAGTAAGCGGGTCCGCACGACACGGCAAACCCTCGAACGCCTTGATTCACCTTTGGCGGCGCTGGTGATTGCGTATCGCAAGATCGAGAGTAATCTGACGCGCACGATCGAGCCTCTCTACCGTACGATTTGCCCGCGAACGGGCCGCATTCATGGGCGCAGCTTCTGCTACACTTCGACCGGGCGAATCACGATGCACGAACCAAACCTGCAGACGGTGGTGAAAGACTTTGATGTGCCCTGTTCCCCGATTGCGGAGCGATTTAGCTGCCGAAGCACGTTCATCTGCAGCCATCCGGGCGTGGTGTTGCTGTCGGCCGACTTTTGCCAACTAGAGCTGTGCATCCTCACGCACCTTTCGCAGGATCGCCGTCTAATGGAAGCATTGAGCAATGATTCTAAGGGGAAAAGAGATGTCTTTCGATCGCTTGCCGCTCGGTGGAACCGACTAGACAAGGAAGCGGATGTATCCGAAGAGCTACGGAATCGCACCAAGGCGATTGTATACGGCGTTATCTACGGTATGGGCGTGCGGTCAATGGCAGCCGAGCTGCAGATCGATGAAGATGCTGCTCGAACGCTGATGGAGCAATTTCATGCGTCCTACCCGGACATCCGGCGCTACACGGAGCGGGTCGTGCAATTAACCCGACAGCTCGGCTACATTGAGACGCTAACCGGGCGCAGACGCTACCTGCCCGCCATCAACAGTCCTGACAGTAGCGAACGGGCCGAGGCGGAGCGGCAGGCCGTATGCACCACGATCCAGGGCTCTGCCGCCGACATCCTCAAGAACGCGATCGTGCGCATGGTACGCAATCTGCGCAAGTACCGTGACGTGCTTGATCTCAGTACGATCCGGCTAGTGTTGCATTTACACGACGAGCTCATCTACGAAGTACCGCGCGGTCAGCTTCCCAAGGTCGCCAAAATACTCCGTTCGAGCATGGAGAACTGCGCCAAGCTGAGCGTTCCGTTGCGGGTGAAACTGAAGGCTGGAAGCAGCTGGGGAAAACTAGAAGAATTGTCATTGTGA